The Cellulophaga sp. RHA19 genome includes the window ACATTAGATGGTATTTTATTTAATGTAGTTGGCAACTCTTTAAATACATTCTTTTTTAAATTAAGCTCTTTTAAATTAATTAAATTAGATAAGTTTTCTGGTACAGTAGAAATATTTGTTTCACTAACATCCAAAATTTCTAATTGCTTCATTTTATTTAACCAACTAGGCAATTCTAAAAGCGGATTTTTATTTAACCTAAGTATTTTTAGTCTTTTTAAAGTAACCAAACTCTCTGGTAGTTCTTCTATTCTATTATTTGATAGATCTAACTCCTCTAATTGATTTAAGTATTTTATTCTTGATGATATTCTACTTAAAGATGTGTTTGATAAATTAAGACTTTTTAAGCCTGTAATTTTTACAACAGAAGACCATAGAGGACTTTTATTACCTGAAAAATTTAGATATTTTAAACTTTTTATTTTCTCTAGATTAGGAGGCAAGCCACTTAAAGGAACACTATAATAATCTCCGTCTCTAGATATAGTTAAAGAAACTAAGTAGTTAAACTTATATAATTTATTTATGAGATCTGGTGCTATTAAGCTTACATTACGCAAGGTAAGCTCATTTAACGATTTTAATTTTAATATTCCCGGGTATAAATCTTGTACAGTTTGGTTAGATACTGCCAAACACTTAAGATTAGAGCAAGTAAAAATACCATGTGGTAGCTCAAAACCATAACCATAATACAATTTTTGTGTTGCCGGCCCAAAATCATTTTCACTATTTAACTCCCAAATATCTGAATAATAAGTACGCGGATGATTCTCTATATACCTTAAAACTTCCTTATGGTATATTGACTGATCTATTTTTTCTGCCAAAGGATTTGCACTGTTATACGGGTCGTAAGTACAATACCCATAAACTTCACTTTTGGTTGTTTTTCCTAGTCTTTTTTTAAGCTCTAAACGCAAACCAAATCTAGTAAATACGGCTTCGTATAAATTCTGAATTTGTTCTGGAGCGCTACGTTTAAAAAAAGATTTTTTTCTTGCTGTTAAAAACTGTTGAAAAGTAGATTCGTCAAAAGCAATTATTTGACATAAAAATACAAATTCTCCTTTTTGTGCCGGATTACTTGCTTGTCTTCTTGGGGGTAAAATTTGACAAACGGAATAGACCTCTCCTCCTTTTAAATCATCTTCTTTAAAAAAAATATCTCCAAAAGGTGACACTTTCAAAACTTCTCTCTCCTTAAAGTCTTGAAATAATGCATCTAAAATTAATTCTTCCAATGGTTAGTTGTGTTTAATTTAATTCTGCGCAACACAAAAAAACTACTCCACCTCTAAAAAGGTTTCTGCTGTAATTTCTGCATCACTATTTTTATCCCAAATTTTCACTTGCCACTTTACAGGATTACTAACAGCTCCTTTTGTTGTTATTAAAGAAGCCTGTATAGATTGCTCTACTAATTCTGGTGCTAATTTTTGGTTTAAAAATAGATCTGTTTGGTCTAGTATAATACGCTCATCATCATCTTTAACAAGCATTGTCATTCCTATTTCTATAGTACCGTCTTTTATAGTAAATCCTTTTAGGCCCTCAAATATAAACAACATTTTATCATTAAACCCAACTTTTCTATTGGTAATCACAGACTTACGCTCTGTAGAGAACAAATAACACTCTTTATAGCTTAATTTATCTGCATTAATGCTAATATCCGGATCCTTAACAAGTTCAATTTCCATTGAAGAAGTTAACACACCATTGCCTTTTAAGTCTGTTAATGTATAAATAACATCATAATTATTGCTAGATAAAATAGGGTTAGCAAAACTTATTCTCCCTACTAAATCCTTCATATCTGTATTTAACCCAATTTTAGAATTTTGCAACAAACTAGGGTATTTTAAAACTGTATCTCCTTTTTTAGAAATTACAGCTACTGCTAAATTTGGGTAATATTTTCCGTTTTCTTCTGTAAACCCTTCTATTTCTTTAAAAGTAGTTACCAAAGTTTTACCGTAGACCAATATAGGTTCTTCTAATGGTTCATCATCTACAGTAACAGCTACTCTAGACGCACTTAGACCTTCATTTTTATTGGTTAGACCTATATTAGAATCTTTATTAAAGTTACATGACGTAATTATAATAATTGAGCATACTGCTACTAATTGTAAAGCGTAATTTTTCATAAGTTTAGTGTTTATATGGTTATAGTTATTTTATACAGGATATCCGCCTAAGGTGTCTTTTACATATAGATTAAACTCTTTACGTACCTTTTTAAAGTCTAGATTATGATACTCTGCTATTTCTTTTAATTTCCCTTTTACTTTTACTTGTTTAGTAAAATAAATACCTGCAAAAACCAATAATGCCGTTATAAATATGCAGCATATTAAAATTACTACTGTTTTTATAGTGTTATAATCTGAGTAAGAATATGATTTGCCTGCTATAAATACATTGTATAACAGCACCAATGCTCCAAAAAGCAACAAAACATAGCGAAGGTACTTTGCACTAGACATAAAATTTAGGTACTCATCTAACACCTCTTTAAGCTTTGTTTCTGATATTTTTTGTAGTTCATTAAGCTGATTTTCTTCTTTATTCATTTTCATTCATTTTTTGTTGTGCTTTAGCCCAAGCTGTAGTTAAAGAAATTAGTTTAATATCTTTATGTAAAATTGGCATTACTTTAAACTTTATATTTTGATCTGCTTTAAAGTTGAATTGATGCTCCTCTTCTACTCCATTATCTGCTAGTAACTCTATTGTATTATTTTTATAATAGGCATACGTACCATCTGTATTTAAATTAAAACCCAAAGAGGTAATGTCTTTTATAGAATTGTAACTTAATTTTATGGTTGCATTAAGCTTATTACCCACTGTAAAAACATCTTTAGACACTAATGTTAAACGTTGCAAAGAATCGTCTAACGATGTTTGTTTGATAGCTAATTCTAAACCAACAATAGCAGCTTCTTCTTGCCCTTTAATTGTAGACAAATTATGTTGTTCTATAGTTATTGTTTTAGATTCTACATCTACAAAAAACACTGTATCTGTGCTCACCAAAGGAACTTCTCCTTGTAAAAAAAAGCTAATTATAGCCATCACTAAAGATTTTACTTCTACCATATTCTATTTCTATTATTAAGGAATTGTACTTAAATCGTCTAAAAGCCAAGTATTATTTTGTTTTACAAATCTAAATGTATGCTGTCCGCCTTCATAAAACTTAGTTGGCTTGGTTGTAGTTACTAAAACCTCTATATAATTAACACCATCTATTGTGTGGTTTACATAAATAGTTTCGCTTTCTACTAAAAGTCCAATAAAGTTATGTGTAAAAATTAGGCTGTAATCTTCTGCTATAAAAAGGTCTACAGGGATATAAATTTTAGTAGTGTAAAGTGCAGTGTACCAATCCTCCTCTGTATCTCTAAAAGTAGTTAGTTCTTTTTCTTCTTCTGGAGTATTCTCTAAACAGGCATAACATCTAATTTTTGAAGCAGACAACCGTTTAAATTTTACAGTGTCTTTTGTTTTTAAGGCTGATAAAAAAGTAGCCCATACTTGTTTCATTTCTTTTAAAGAAACTTCTTTTGGTTGTTGCTGCGCATTTACACCCCCAACAACCAGTAAAAAAAATAAAACTACTTTATATTTTACCATAACAATTGTACACCAATTAATTTACCGCAATTTACAGCAATACATTGTTATATAAATCCCTTTTTTCAGGGGTATTATTTTTTAGAAAAATCTAAAAACAGGGTAATGATATAATTATTTTTCTTTTGTTTTGGTATCTAAAATTTGTAGTAAGGTTGGCATTCTGTAATTACCGTGCATAGATTTTACCAACTCATAAGCCTCATCTAAATTTATACCTATGGCAGATATATAAAGTGGCTTTATACTGTCTCCTCTTAAAAGAAGTTTACTGTTTGTTTTATTTAAATGAAAACTAGATTTTGCAACACCTATAATAGGAATTTTTTTATCTAAATTATTATATAAATGACCTCCCAAACCTAGTTTACCTTCATCATCTAATAAAACATAACTATCTACTATTATTAACTCCACATCTTGTAAATTATACTGTTTAAGTAAACTTAAAATACAAGGTAATTCTCTTTTATAAAATGCACCTGGCTCATAGTCTGGCACATCTTTAATAACTTCTTCCTTTATATCTAAAACAGTATCATCTAACCAATTACTAAAACTAACACCAACTGTTTTTGCTTTATTGTTATAGTAATAAGTATCAAAGGCTAAAATCATAATATGTATCTCTTTTTAAAATTTGGTTTACTTGTAAGCGTATAAAATTCTTCTTCCTTCAAAAATTTCATTGTTCCCTTTTTCAATTAAAATTAGTTTTTGTTTTTTAAAAATTCTTTCAATTTTAAAGATGGTATTATTATCTATAATTGCTGCCCTATCTTCAGCTATTTTTATATTAAAATTATTTAGTTCTTCATATTACTTAAATTTTAGATCGTCATTTAATTGCTCCATAGAATAGGTTAATGGGCCTTCTGCCAAATACATCCAATACTCTTTTAAACTTCCATTACTGTTAAGTACATATTTACGTTCTATATCAAACTCAAATTCTTCTATTTTAAATGAACAATCATTATCCTTCATTTGTAAATACGAAGCTACTCTATAAGCGCAGTTTATATTATTAGGGCTTATTTCTTCGTCTAAAACCCTATATTTTACTGTAATTCTAGCCGATTTAGGTACCCTAGCTATGTTTTTAGCACACCCAAAGTTTAATACAAGCAGAAGAAGAACTATTTTTTTCATCACATTTTTTTATATTAAATGCATTAACATTATGTATAAACTACCAGTAAGTGCCTACTAAAAACGTCATACGTATAAAGGCTACAACACTGTCTTTAGTTAATTGTAAAGGAGTATCTAAACTAGTAACCTCATCACCATCTACAAAAACAACAAAAAGTCCGTCTTTAAAAGCTAGTAGCACATTATCTATAGCCTCTTGTTCTACAGCTAAATCTTTATTTGCTAAATCTCCAAAATCTACTTTACCACTTTGGGCTTGGTCTTGTATTTCTGCAGGACTTAAAAAGCCAACCACATTAACCTCTAATCTCTTTTTATTAAAAGCTTCTACTTGGTTTTTTACACAACCTACCAATAACTCTTGCAAATTATTAGGAGTTGCGTCTAAGGTTAATGGTATTTGTTTTACCTTTTTTTTACCTAGCCTTTTAAGTTGTAGTGTTAGTTGTGGCATATGTATTTATAGTTTTTTGGTGCGTTAGGGATTGGCGTGTAAAGCCCACAGTGCGATAGCACGAGGACTTACAACAAAAGCCCGCCCCACCTTAAGTGGGGAACGCCCTTATAATTTTAAAATTAGCTATTTATTTGTGCTAAAATTGTTGGATCTTGTATTTTGTTGTCTTCTGACAAAAGTTTCATTTTAGAAATAATTTCTGCCGATTTTGGATCATCGTCTACAAAGGGTAAAAACATACGTCCTCTGTGCTGACTGTGTACAGGAATTATAGATAATTGTAAGCCATTTTTACTTACTTGTCCGCTTCCTAAATGTATGCTATACTCACCCAAAGTACCTGCTACCAATATGTGGCGCTCTTTAACTGTAATGTTTTTAAGTTTAAAGAGCTGTGCAGACTCGGTTGCTAATGCAGCACGCATTTGCATAGTGCTGTGACTAGCTTCTGGATCTACACCACCAACGTGAGCAACACTTACCACAAGGTCTATGTCTCTCATAATTTCGCTAAAAACCACCGGTGGCACATCTTTTAAAGGAATTGGCTTGTAATTTTCTAATGAGTAAAATACTATGTGCTCTAAAGTTGGAGCCTCTATATCTGCTGGCGAAAACCAATCTGCCATAGCATACATTGTTGCCATAAAACCTTTTTTATGATACACTTTTTGCAATCCGTCTTCATGGCTAACCGTCCAACCACGACCACGTAATAATGCCACGGTTTTTTGTGGCTGAATTTGGTGTCCTTGGTAACGTTCTGATTTTGACCCAAGCTCTAGCTCGTCTTTAGTAACCAAGTACAACTCTCTAAATACTTGTTTAAATGGCTGTACCAAACGCTCTGCAAAAAGGTGTTTTTGGTACAAATCCCACTGTACGGCTTTGTATAGGTGAGATGGATGTGCAATTACCAAGACATCATCTTCTTTTAAAATATGCTTTTTACCTTCTGTATCTGTTAATACTCCGTCTGCATAAAAACCAGAGATTTGCTTATCTGGAGCAAACAATACCAATTTGCTAAGCATAACTTTTACAATTGGGTGTTGCATTATTTTGTGTATCTCTGCTGCGGTAAACTCGTCTTCATTTACCATTGCATTTTCTAGAGACAAACGAGTTCTACTATATTGTTTAGACAAGTAAGACTTGCCTTCTTTTAAGGCCAATACTTGTTTGTCTTTTTTATACTTGGCAGGTATAGATTTTTGTTTTTTATTACCTTTAGTGACTAGAATATCTGTTTTACCATTGTCTGTAATTACTAGTTCTATAACGGCATCATCAAACTTTAAAACAGCATTTTCCATTATTGCTAAAGTTGCTTTACTTTCCATAGCCCAACTAAAGCGTACGCGGTCTTGAAAACCTGCGTTTCTAGACAGGTTATCTAAAGCAATTTCTACAGCATTTTTCTCACTCTCTTGACGTTGCGCTCCAAATTGCTTGCTTTCTTTTAAAAACTTTTGCAATAGGTTGTATCGTTTTAATAAGTCTTTCT containing:
- a CDS encoding endonuclease V, whose protein sequence is MILAFDTYYYNNKAKTVGVSFSNWLDDTVLDIKEEVIKDVPDYEPGAFYKRELPCILSLLKQYNLQDVELIIVDSYVLLDDEGKLGLGGHLYNNLDKKIPIIGVAKSSFHLNKTNSKLLLRGDSIKPLYISAIGINLDEAYELVKSMHGNYRMPTLLQILDTKTKEK
- a CDS encoding leucine-rich repeat domain-containing protein is translated as MEELILDALFQDFKEREVLKVSPFGDIFFKEDDLKGGEVYSVCQILPPRRQASNPAQKGEFVFLCQIIAFDESTFQQFLTARKKSFFKRSAPEQIQNLYEAVFTRFGLRLELKKRLGKTTKSEVYGYCTYDPYNSANPLAEKIDQSIYHKEVLRYIENHPRTYYSDIWELNSENDFGPATQKLYYGYGFELPHGIFTCSNLKCLAVSNQTVQDLYPGILKLKSLNELTLRNVSLIAPDLINKLYKFNYLVSLTISRDGDYYSVPLSGLPPNLEKIKSLKYLNFSGNKSPLWSSVVKITGLKSLNLSNTSLSRISSRIKYLNQLEELDLSNNRIEELPESLVTLKRLKILRLNKNPLLELPSWLNKMKQLEILDVSETNISTVPENLSNLINLKELNLKKNVFKELPTTLNKIPSNVLQLELKNQALFNYEVKLKLEQLPEGDCYFESDFNFKLMVINKLMYVDEVLYPKFNVHFFVKNYKDRKIDIEEEGYQIIPEVAAYFKKLPIPSSLLPDIKALEPDGGDEIYGQLIPFWSGEDDCFDVKSIEDIKYLPSLEITNSMNFSEDLVAQIKAMNIKVIPY